The DNA window CACCCCAACGCGTCCACCAGCACCTCGCGACAAAACCGCTCGGCAGAAAACTGCGACAAGTCCCGCGTGAAGGGCAACACCAGCACCTCATCCGCGCCCGTCTCTCGGAGCAGTTCAAGACGCTCCTCTATTGTTGTCAGCAACGGTGGGGGCGGCGGGTTCAAGACCTCTTGCGGGTGATTGGCAAAGGTGAGCACCAACGCTCGCCACCGGCGCCGTTCCGTCGCCTCACGCAACACCCGCACCAATTCTCGGTGCCCTCGGTGCACCCCATCAAACACCCCGATGCTGATTCCGCGTTCCGCAGTTGGCACAGCGCTGAGATCGGTGTAAACCTGCAATCGGCTTCGCCCTCCTACAGCCTTAGCGTTTGACCTCAATAGCAGCAGCATAAGCAATGGTGCCACAATTTGTGGCTGCTGCGGGAGGCGATGCGTCTTGGACGATCTACAGCGTCGCCGACTGAAGGAACGGCTGCAATGGGTGCAGACGCTGGTCGCTGAAAAGCCACGCCACCCATTTGCCTTTCTGTGGCGCCACCTCAGTTGGGCAGGCATCGCCACTCGTCGCAACCTCATCGGGCTAAACCTCAAACGCGACGAACCGCTCCGTGCGCGGCTCATTCGCGGCATCCTCAGCGAACAATACCCGCGCGGCGGCTTCCGCAGTTCCATTGGGTGGACAGGTTTGCGTCTGTTGCAACTGGCAGAGCTGGGTATCGCTGCCGACCACTCTGCCGTCGCCAAAGCCCTGCAGTGGCTCCGTCAGCGCCAAGACCCCGACGGCTGCTTTCTGGAACTGCCGCATGTCCCGACGAGTTACCCCGCTGTGTGGGGCGATGAGTTGCGCTTTCCGCCCTTCGCGATGGGGGTGACCGCATTTGTGTTGTGTGGCGTCCTGCGGTTTCAGCGGGACGACAGTTGGGTGCACCGCGCGGTGCGATGGGTCGCCCACCAAGTTTTGGAGCGTGACGAGATCTGCTGCCGCAGTTGCGCTATCCACGCCCTACACGCTTTGTCCCTCAGCCGCAACGAAGGCACTGCTGTGTTAATGGCGACGGAACGGTTGGTCAATTGGTTGCGCGACCACCAGTCGGAACAAGGCGAATGGTTTTTCAGCCCCGATGCGACTTACGCCGTCTTGTTCGGGTTGAGCCGTTGCCCGTTGCCTGCCGCACGGACGCAAATCGCCAAAGCCTTGCCGCTGCTGGCTGCGTTGCAATACGCCGATGGCGGTTGGGGACGAACTTTTCGCGCTGAAAAAACTTGGGTCGTCACTGCCGCCTTGCTTTTCCACGAACTTTTGGAAGCCTTCATCGCCTTGACTGAGCGTTGCCCTTGGCTGGTGCGCCCGCTGGAGTGGCTGGACACTCAACCGCCGTCTTTGGACGAATCGCCCACCACCCCATGAAAATGTGTCAACTCCTCAGCTGCCTCATCGCCTGCGCCTTTTGCCGCCGTTGCACCGAAGGCGCAGGCAACGGTGACCCTCTCAAAGCGCCGAGGAGCAACGGCAACAAGGGCGATTACCCCGCTCGCTTCCGCTGCCGAATAACAGGTCAGCGCGAAGGTGCTTTGTCGCTGCTCCTTTTCAGCATTCTCTTAGAGGGCGCGTCTTTTGACGCGCCGCTTTTTTGGCGGCTCAGGAGAGCCGCCCTCCGAACGAACTTTCAACATTCGGAGGGCGCGTCTCCTGACGCGCCGACTTTGCGGCGGCTCAGAGAGCCGCCCTCCGAACGAACTTTCAGCACCTCGGAGGGCGCGTCTCCTGACGCGCCGACTTTGCGGCGGCTCAGAGAGCCGCCCTCCGAACGAACCTCGTTATTCAACACAGCGCTTTGTCACGGTCGACGCACCGAGGGCGATTGCCCAGGCAACGGATGCCCGATAGGTTGCCTACGGCGTCTTCAGCCACCGCTTCATTCGCCACCGCCTTCACCCTCGTTCGTTGACGGTGCGCTTTGAACATGCTGGCGCATAGCGTCAAAGAAGTGGTTGAACATCATGTTGGCGGTTGCCTGAATGAGCCGGCTGCCGACAGACGCCAAAGTGCCGCCGACTTGCACCTCGCCGTCGATGCACACCTGCGTTTGCCCATTTTCCGTCGGCTGCAGCGCGACGATACCATCACCTTTGACGAACCCGACAGGGCTTTGCGCTTCTACGATGAGCCGGTAGCGTTCGGGGAATTGCGGGTCGGTCAAGCGGATGGTCGCCGTAAAACGCCCTTTCACTGACCCGATGCCCACCGTCAGCGTCGCAAGGTAGGTGTCATCACTTTGCGGCTCCATCTTCTCACAGTAGGGGATACATTGCGCGACGATGTCGGGGTTGGTCAAAGTCTTCCAAACCCTTTCGCGGTCTGCCAAAAACACCCAATTGCCTTGCACCCTCATCGCCGTCACCTCGGTGGGGGCACGGGGCACCCCTTGACACGATAGCCTTGCTTTGTTGAATTTTCCTTTTGACAGGGCTCGGAGGGCGCGTCTCCTGACGCGCCGCTTTTTGGCGGCTCAGAGAGCCGCCCTCCGAACAAACTTTCGGCATTCGGAGGGCGCATCTCCTGACGCGCCGATTGCTTTTCGGCGGCTCAGGAGAGCCGCCCTCCGAACGAACCTCGGTATTCAACACAACCCCCTTGCTCGCTCCACGGCTTTGAGGAGCGCCCGCTTGGTCAACACTTTCGCCAAATGCGCCCGATAATCGGCATCGGCGTGGATGTCGTCTAAGGGCGTGACGCCATCGGCGGCATGGCGTGCTGCCTGTTCAACGGTCGCTGCGTCAGGTGCTTTTCCTTTGAGCGCATGCTCAACGGTGGTGGCGCGATAGGCTTTGGGGGCGACACCCGTGATGCCCACGCGCACATCTTGAAGGACACCACCATCCAGCGTCACGATCGCTGCCACACCGCACACCGCAAACCCCGACGCTAATTGCTCCATCTTCAGGTAGGCGCTACCTGTCTTGGGCGCAAAGGCGGGGACGCGAATTTCCGTGATGAGTTCGTCGGGTCGCAACGCCGTCGTGAACAGGTCAACAAAAAAGTCGCTGGCTTTAACGGTGCGTTCGTTGCCCGCCGTGTTGACGACCTTGATTTCGGCATCACACGCGAGGATAGCAGCGGGGTAATCGGCAGCGGGGTCAGCGTGTGCCAGCGAACCACCAACGGTGCCCCGATTGCGCACTTGCACATCGCCGATATGCGCAGCGCATTCGGACAGAACAGGGCAACGCCGCCGAAGCAACTCGGAAGTCTCCACATCGTAGTGACGGGTCATCGCCCCGATGGCGATGACATCGCCGTCCTCACGGATGTAACGCAAATTGGCGATGCGGTTCAGGTCAATGATGACAGCGGGTGTTGAGAGGCGCAACTTCATCAGCGGCACCAAACTTTGCCCACCCGCCAACACCTTGGCGTTTCCACCGTGTTGCGCCAACAATTGCAACGCCTCTTGCAGCGTCGCCGGCGCGTGATACTCAAACGGTGCTGGGAACATCGTCGCCACCTCCTTTAGCGCACCTACGGTTGGCGCCCTTGGCGGGCTTGTTGGATGGCTCGCCAGACGCGGGCAGGGGTTAAAGGCATGTCAATGTGCCGAATGCCTAGTGGCTCTAAGGCGTCGCAAACGGCGTTGATGAAGGCAGGTGTGGCGCCGATAGTGCCTGCTTCGCCGACACCTTTGGCGCCCAGCGGATTAACGGGTGACGGCGTTTCCACGCGGTCAACGGTGATTTTCGGCGCGTTGTGGGCTTTGGGGATGGGGTAGTCCGTCAGTTCGCCCGTGAGCAACTGCCCGTGCTCGTCGTAAACGCATCGCTCCATCATCGCTTGCCCGAAGGCTTGCACGATGCCACCGATAATTTGCCCTTCAACGAGCAGCGGGTTGACGACTTTGCCGCAGTCGTCCACCGCCACATAGCGCAGGATTTTCACCTCGCCCGTTTCAATGTCCACTTCGCAGACGCAAATGTGCGTGCCTGACGGAAAAGTGAAGTTGCTCGGCTCGTAGAACGCCGTCGCCACCAAACCCGGCTCCATGTCGGGCGGATAGTTTTTCGGGTCGTAGGCAGCGGCGGCGACTTGCTGAAAAGTCAGCGTTTTGTTGGGGTCGCGCTTGCTGACGAATTTGCTGTCCACTTGCTCCACTTCGTCTTCGGCAACCCCCAACAGGAAGGCAGCGACTCGGCGGGCTTTCTCTTTGACGCGTTGCGCCGCCATGTAAACAGCCGTGCCGCCGACCGCCAAACCACGGCTGCCGAAGATGCCGATGCCATACTGCACGGCTTCCGTGTCACCGTGAATGACTTTCACATCTTCAGGGTTAACGCCCAACTCTTCGGCGACGATTTGGGTGAAACTTGTCTCTTCGCCTTGCCCGTGTGGGTGCGCGCCGGTCAAAACGATGACTTTGCCCGATGGCTCAATGCGCACCGTCGCGCTTTCCCATCCGCCAGCGGGCATCGCTTTACTCGGACCCATCCCGCAAATCTCCACATACGACGAGATGCCGATGCCGATGTAGCGTCCTTGCTTGCGGGCTTCCTGTTGCTCTTTACGCCAGCGGTCATATTCCACCAACGCCAACGCCCGATCAAGCGCCGCTTCGTAGTTGCCCGAATCGTAGGTGATGCCGTGCGGCGTCGTGTAGGGGAACTCGTGGGGTTGAATGAAGTTTTTGCGTCGGATTTCTGCCGGGTCTATGCC is part of the bacterium HR17 genome and encodes:
- the coxL gene encoding Carbon monoxide dehydrogenase large chain, which codes for MPKLVGQAFKRVEDPRLITGEGQYVDDVQLPRMCYAAILRSPYAHARVRGIDTSKAEKTNGVVAVLTGKDIVGKIGPLPCAARPVPELKTPTHYALAVNKVYFVGHPVAVVVAEDRYLARDALDLIEVDYEPLPAVTDPEQALRPDAPIVHEDLGTNLAFEWKIEGGDVDAAFAQAEVIVRQRFVNQRLIPVPMEPRCVVAHWDAGKQLLTLWTSTQIPHLVRSLVAGMLNLPETHLRVIAPDVGGGFGQKLQVYVEEALMGYLAIHLDRPVKWTETRRENFTASIHGRDQVGVMELALQRDGTILGLRYEVVADMGAYYQLLTPAIPTLTGLMLCGAYKLPAVRMTKKAVFTNKMSTDAYRGAGRPEATFLLERMVDLAAKELGIDPAEIRRKNFIQPHEFPYTTPHGITYDSGNYEAALDRALALVEYDRWRKEQQEARKQGRYIGIGISSYVEICGMGPSKAMPAGGWESATVRIEPSGKVIVLTGAHPHGQGEETSFTQIVAEELGVNPEDVKVIHGDTEAVQYGIGIFGSRGLAVGGTAVYMAAQRVKEKARRVAAFLLGVAEDEVEQVDSKFVSKRDPNKTLTFQQVAAAAYDPKNYPPDMEPGLVATAFYEPSNFTFPSGTHICVCEVDIETGEVKILRYVAVDDCGKVVNPLLVEGQIIGGIVQAFGQAMMERCVYDEHGQLLTGELTDYPIPKAHNAPKITVDRVETPSPVNPLGAKGVGEAGTIGATPAFINAVCDALEPLGIRHIDMPLTPARVWRAIQQARQGRQP
- the cutM gene encoding Carbon monoxide dehydrogenase medium chain, whose protein sequence is MFPAPFEYHAPATLQEALQLLAQHGGNAKVLAGGQSLVPLMKLRLSTPAVIIDLNRIANLRYIREDGDVIAIGAMTRHYDVETSELLRRRCPVLSECAAHIGDVQVRNRGTVGGSLAHADPAADYPAAILACDAEIKVVNTAGNERTVKASDFFVDLFTTALRPDELITEIRVPAFAPKTGSAYLKMEQLASGFAVCGVAAIVTLDGGVLQDVRVGITGVAPKAYRATTVEHALKGKAPDAATVEQAARHAADGVTPLDDIHADADYRAHLAKVLTKRALLKAVERARGLC